The nucleotide window AGAGATTAGTGGGGGTTGGGGTAACGGGGTTATAGCTGGGATTATAGTTAGTGGGATATGAGGGGTTATTTTGGTTAGATCCGTCAGGGTTGGTTGGTACTTGGGCGAGTAAAGTTTTGCTGGTAGGGGTAAATGTATCGAAGCTATTTTGGTCTAAAAATAACTTTGATGAATCGGGTAGGTTTTGGGTGAGCGATCGCTCTACTACTTCCTCAACTGTATTAGTTAATTTATCCTCAGTTGGACTTATTTCGATTGAGGCTAATTCTGGGGTAGTTTGAGTTTTTTTAAGACTATTTTCTGGCCTTTCTGTAGCCGCCAAAACTGGCGATATTAAGCTTAATAGTGTAGTTCCAAATAAACAAAAGCTATATAATTTTGGGTTAGTTTTCACGGGTTATTTTCCTCACAAACACACTCATTTTTTATCGTCAAAGTTACGTAATCTACTGGTTACATAAATATTTTTGGCTTTCCCTCTTTTACTCCCTACTCCTTACTCCTTACTCCTTACTCCCTACTCCCTCTTCCTTCTATTGATTAGGAACTGGAGGAGTAGCAGGAGTAGAAGCAGCTATTTGTGCAGGTTCTAATGGCATCAAAACTTGCAATTTGAATGACGTTTTCAATTTAGGTTGTCCGTCTACAAATCCTCTATTATTACTTCCCACTACAAATTTCTGAGGTTCTTCACCTCCTAGTTCAGTGCTAAATTCTTTGACTACCAATAAGGCTTGCATCTGCTCGATGCTACTCAAAAAAGATTGCAGTTGATCGAAATTACTTTCTATAGCGATCGCAATACTTTTGCTCTTCAATTTACCATTAACTCCTGCACCATAGGAGCTATCAGTTACTACAGTTCCGTCTTGTTGTAGATCTGGTTCATACTTTTCTAAATTTCCAGATCTGTCAGCTATAAAACTATTTAAGTCTAGTAGTAATGTATCCAAACTTTTTTCGTCTGAAAATAAAGAAAGAACTCCTTGTTTTTGTTGATTGACAATAATTAACTGTTTTTGAGCTTCATTCAATTTCTGCTGATAGTTTTGTTTATCTTGAATGATAGTTTCTGTTTGCTGGATTTTAGTTTGTAGTTGTTGATTTTTATCCCACGATGTCATGAGAAAGTTAGTCAGTAAATAGCCAGCACCAGCTATACCTAAAACACCAATTAAAATCCCACCAACAGTAGGACTAAGAGTCAATCCAAAAACACTTGGATAGGTCGCCTCTTCTACTTCTATTTCTTCTGATTCTTCAATCGGGAAATCGTCACCGTAGGTCATGGTTGAATGACTCCTTTACTCTGTAGATTCCTAATTCTAGAGGCTAATCCCACAGCACCTTTGCGTTCTAGTTCTTGAACTAGTACGGCTGAGGGAACATCGTTGAGGGTAGTTTGAATTTCATACTCCACCACTTGTGGTAGTTTATAAACTTTCGATCCAACTGAGTTTTGCTTAGCGACTTCAACTGGTAGGGGATTGTCTACTAAATTAGCTTTAATTAACTGAGTTTCTTTCGCTTTCACAAAGGAAGACTGCTGTAATAACAGCATAAAGTCATTGACATTATCAAAAGAGTTGGCTGTACCGACAATACTCAATTTATCTATGGGAATTGTGACTACAGGAGTAGGGGTAGCATTGGGAGCAGGAGTAGGAGTTGCAGTTGGTGCAGGTGCTAGGACTTGCGCGGTTTGTTTAATCGTCTTGACTTGAACTCCTCCAGGAATGCGATCGCGGATATCTTGCAAAATTGCAGACCAAGGTCTGATACGATTGAATACGTTCCCTAGAGCCGTGGTTTCTGCTTTAATTGCACTGGTTTGGGCATTTAGCGCGGCAATCTGCTGATCGAAAGCCGTGAGTTTACCTAGTTCCGCATCTAACTGAGCTTGTTTTTGCTCTAAACTGGCGTTTTGTTGTTGGACGAAGAACCATAAACCACCAACTAAGGCTGGTAAAAATAACCCAATGGCTACACCAATGTATAAAGGAGTAAAGGCTCCACTGGGAGTACTAATGGTAGGTCTTCTCACCCCACGAGCCGACTTAGGTTGATAATCGGGGCGGTCTTTGAGAAAATTAATATCTAGGCTATACATTGTTTCACACCTGCCGCATTGCTAATCCCAGTACCGTGCCGATTTCAGAGCGCTGTACTTCTGAAATTTCCGATTCTAGCTGCAAACCTAAAGCTGATACAGGATCGATTTTGATGGTCGATAAATTCAATCTTTGAGTTAAAAACTCATCTAATTGACCTATAGCAGAACCTGGACCTGCAAGTAACATCTGTTCTATTTTCAAGTTTTCGTTTTGGCTTTTATAAAAATCTGTAGAACGGCGTAATTCATCGGCTAATTCTCCTAATACTCTGATTAAAGCCGCCATCCCAGGATTGCTTTCTGTATATCCCGTCTCGGTTCCATCTTGGGGTGGGGGATTACTCGGAATCGTCATCCCTTGCAAAAGTTCTATTTTTCTGGAGTTAGGTAAATTCATCGCTCTAGTTAGAGAACTTTGCAAATGATAAGTTCCAATGGGGATACTGCGATTAAACTGGGGAACCCCGTTG belongs to Merismopedia glauca CCAP 1448/3 and includes:
- a CDS encoding PilN domain-containing protein; the protein is MYSLDINFLKDRPDYQPKSARGVRRPTISTPSGAFTPLYIGVAIGLFLPALVGGLWFFVQQQNASLEQKQAQLDAELGKLTAFDQQIAALNAQTSAIKAETTALGNVFNRIRPWSAILQDIRDRIPGGVQVKTIKQTAQVLAPAPTATPTPAPNATPTPVVTIPIDKLSIVGTANSFDNVNDFMLLLQQSSFVKAKETQLIKANLVDNPLPVEVAKQNSVGSKVYKLPQVVEYEIQTTLNDVPSAVLVQELERKGAVGLASRIRNLQSKGVIQP
- a CDS encoding pilus assembly protein PilO is translated as MTYGDDFPIEESEEIEVEEATYPSVFGLTLSPTVGGILIGVLGIAGAGYLLTNFLMTSWDKNQQLQTKIQQTETIIQDKQNYQQKLNEAQKQLIIVNQQKQGVLSLFSDEKSLDTLLLDLNSFIADRSGNLEKYEPDLQQDGTVVTDSSYGAGVNGKLKSKSIAIAIESNFDQLQSFLSSIEQMQALLVVKEFSTELGGEEPQKFVVGSNNRGFVDGQPKLKTSFKLQVLMPLEPAQIAASTPATPPVPNQ